One part of the Tenacibaculum sp. 190130A14a genome encodes these proteins:
- the purL gene encoding phosphoribosylformylglycinamidine synthase, with protein sequence MIHFFGNTNSKVFAVQTTEELTTATISKLTWLFGNQPKINTASLDAFFVGPRAAMITPWSTNAVEITQNMGITGIIRIEEFESVEETFSDFDPMISQKFNGLNQETFTIDIQPEPILEIEDIASYNEQEGLALSEEEIKYLEEVSEKIGRKLTDSEVFGFSQVNSEHCRHKIFNGTFVIDGEEQPTSLFKLIKETSKQNPNDIVSAYKDNVAFIKGPKVEQFAPKSADVPDYYETKEFESVISLKAETHNFPTTVEPFNGAATGSGGEIRDRLAGGKGSLPLAGTAVYMTSYSRLEENRPWEQAMNERQWLYQTPMDILIKASNGASDFGNKFGQPLICGSVLTFEHEEEARKLGFDKVIMQAGGIGYGKKEQALKDTPKEGDKIVILGGENYRIGMGGAAVSSADTGEFSTGIELNAVQRSNPEMQKRAANAVRGMVESEENFIVSIHDHGAGGHLNCLSELVEDTGGKIDLDKLPVGDPTLSDKEIIGNESQERMGLVIAEKHIETLNRIAERERSPMYTVGDVTGDHRFTFESNTNGNKPMDLALEDMFGSSPKTIMNDKTVNRNYSEVSYSKENFTNYLEQVLQLEAVACKDWLTNKVDRCVGGKVAKQQCVGALQIPLNNVGVMALDYKGKEGIATTIGHSPISGLIAPEAGSKNSIAEALSNIIWAPLKDGLQSVSLSANWMWPCKNEGEDARLYKAVKAISDFAIDLGINVPTGKDSLSMKQKYPNEEVISPGTVVISAAANCNDISKVIEPVLKPNKGSIYYINLSQDEYKLGGSSFAQVVNKIGNTTPTITNNDFFKSTFNVLQSLIKEDKIVAGHDVASGGLITTLLELCFADVNIGANIDLSHINETDSIKLLFAENSGIVFQADTSVEEVFNTNNIEFFKIGDVTESDRLNIKNSSDVFALSVYELRDTWYKTSFLLDNKQTANGLAKDRFDNYKNQPLQYTFPSHFTGKLSDTVGNIKKRPKAAIIREKGSNSEREMANAMYLAGFDVKDVHMTDLISGRETLEDIQFIGAVGGFSNSDVLGSAKGWAGAFLYNEKANTALKNFFKREDTLSVGICNGCQLWMELELINPEHKVHGKMVHNDSKKHESSFTSVKVQENNSVMLSTLVGTELGVWISHGEGKFDLPEAEENYNIVAKYGYEGYPNNPNGSAYNTAMMCDKTGRHLVTMPHIERSTFQWNWANYLDGRNDEVSPWLEAFVNARKWIENK encoded by the coding sequence ATGATTCATTTCTTTGGAAACACAAACAGCAAAGTTTTTGCTGTTCAAACAACAGAAGAATTAACTACAGCAACAATTTCAAAACTTACTTGGTTATTTGGAAACCAACCTAAAATAAACACGGCGTCTCTTGACGCCTTTTTTGTTGGCCCAAGAGCAGCTATGATTACTCCTTGGAGTACCAATGCTGTTGAAATTACTCAGAATATGGGAATTACAGGTATTATTCGAATTGAAGAATTTGAAAGCGTTGAAGAAACTTTTTCTGACTTTGATCCAATGATTTCTCAAAAATTCAATGGACTAAATCAAGAAACTTTTACTATTGATATACAACCAGAACCAATTTTAGAAATTGAAGATATTGCTAGCTATAATGAGCAAGAAGGTTTAGCTCTTAGTGAAGAAGAAATCAAGTATTTAGAAGAAGTTTCTGAAAAAATCGGTAGAAAGTTAACAGATTCAGAAGTTTTTGGTTTTTCTCAAGTAAACTCTGAGCACTGTAGACACAAAATATTCAACGGAACTTTTGTAATTGATGGTGAAGAACAACCTACTTCCCTATTCAAATTAATCAAAGAAACATCTAAACAAAATCCAAATGATATTGTTTCTGCGTATAAAGATAATGTAGCATTTATTAAAGGACCTAAAGTTGAACAATTTGCTCCAAAAAGTGCTGATGTACCAGATTATTATGAAACAAAGGAGTTTGAATCTGTAATTTCCTTAAAAGCAGAGACACATAACTTTCCAACAACGGTAGAACCTTTTAATGGTGCTGCAACAGGATCAGGAGGAGAAATTCGTGATAGACTAGCTGGAGGAAAAGGATCATTGCCATTAGCAGGTACCGCGGTGTATATGACCTCTTATTCTCGCTTAGAGGAAAATCGCCCTTGGGAACAAGCTATGAACGAACGTCAATGGTTGTACCAAACTCCAATGGATATCTTAATCAAAGCCTCAAATGGAGCTTCTGATTTTGGTAATAAATTCGGACAACCTTTAATTTGTGGTTCTGTATTAACTTTTGAACACGAAGAAGAAGCTCGTAAGCTTGGTTTTGATAAAGTAATTATGCAAGCTGGTGGTATTGGATATGGTAAAAAAGAACAAGCTTTAAAAGATACTCCTAAAGAAGGAGATAAAATAGTAATTCTTGGAGGTGAGAATTATCGTATTGGTATGGGAGGTGCTGCTGTATCTTCTGCAGATACAGGTGAATTCTCTACAGGTATAGAATTGAACGCAGTACAACGTTCGAACCCTGAAATGCAAAAACGTGCAGCAAATGCAGTGCGCGGAATGGTAGAAAGTGAAGAGAACTTTATTGTTTCTATTCACGATCACGGAGCAGGTGGACATTTAAACTGTTTATCCGAATTAGTTGAAGATACAGGAGGAAAAATTGATTTAGATAAGCTTCCTGTTGGAGACCCTACTTTATCTGATAAAGAGATTATTGGAAATGAATCTCAAGAAAGAATGGGATTAGTAATTGCCGAAAAACATATTGAAACACTCAATAGAATTGCAGAACGTGAGCGTTCACCAATGTACACAGTGGGTGATGTAACCGGTGATCATAGATTTACTTTTGAATCTAATACCAATGGTAACAAACCAATGGATTTAGCTTTAGAAGATATGTTTGGAAGTTCTCCAAAAACAATTATGAATGACAAAACTGTAAATAGAAATTACAGTGAAGTAAGCTATAGTAAAGAAAACTTTACTAACTATTTAGAGCAAGTATTACAACTAGAAGCTGTAGCTTGTAAAGATTGGTTAACTAATAAAGTAGATAGATGTGTTGGTGGTAAAGTAGCAAAACAGCAATGTGTTGGTGCTTTACAAATTCCTCTAAATAATGTGGGTGTAATGGCCTTAGATTATAAAGGAAAAGAAGGTATTGCTACTACAATTGGACACTCTCCTATTTCTGGATTAATTGCTCCAGAGGCAGGAAGTAAAAACTCTATTGCAGAAGCTCTATCTAATATTATTTGGGCTCCTTTAAAAGATGGTTTACAATCAGTTTCTTTATCGGCTAACTGGATGTGGCCATGTAAAAATGAAGGTGAAGATGCTCGTTTATATAAAGCTGTAAAGGCTATTTCTGATTTTGCCATTGATTTAGGAATCAATGTACCAACAGGAAAAGATTCTTTATCAATGAAACAAAAGTATCCTAATGAAGAAGTAATTTCTCCTGGTACAGTAGTTATCTCAGCAGCAGCAAATTGTAATGATATATCTAAAGTAATAGAACCAGTTTTAAAACCAAATAAAGGAAGTATTTATTATATCAACTTATCACAAGATGAGTATAAATTAGGAGGTAGTTCTTTTGCTCAAGTGGTAAATAAAATTGGAAATACTACTCCTACTATTACCAATAATGATTTCTTTAAGTCTACCTTTAATGTACTTCAAAGTTTAATTAAAGAAGACAAAATTGTAGCGGGTCACGATGTTGCTTCAGGAGGGTTAATTACCACTTTATTAGAATTGTGTTTTGCGGATGTAAATATTGGAGCAAATATTGATTTGTCTCACATCAACGAAACGGATAGTATCAAATTATTATTTGCAGAGAATTCAGGAATCGTATTCCAAGCTGATACTTCTGTTGAAGAAGTATTTAACACTAATAATATTGAGTTCTTTAAAATAGGTGATGTTACGGAATCTGATCGCTTAAATATTAAAAATAGCTCTGATGTATTTGCTTTATCTGTTTATGAATTAAGAGACACTTGGTATAAAACCTCGTTTTTACTAGATAACAAACAGACAGCAAATGGTTTAGCAAAAGACCGTTTTGATAATTATAAAAATCAACCTTTACAATATACTTTCCCAAGTCATTTTACTGGAAAATTAAGTGATACTGTAGGAAATATTAAAAAGAGACCGAAAGCAGCTATTATCAGGGAAAAAGGATCAAACTCTGAAAGGGAAATGGCCAATGCTATGTATTTAGCTGGTTTTGATGTGAAAGATGTACACATGACAGATCTAATTTCTGGAAGAGAAACTTTAGAGGATATTCAATTTATTGGTGCTGTTGGAGGTTTTTCTAATTCAGATGTTTTAGGTTCTGCGAAAGGTTGGGCTGGAGCATTTTTGTATAACGAAAAGGCAAATACCGCTTTAAAAAACTTCTTTAAAAGAGAGGATACATTATCTGTAGGTATCTGTAACGGATGTCAGTTATGGATGGAGTTAGAGCTGATTAACCCAGAACATAAAGTTCATGGAAAAATGGTTCATAATGATTCTAAAAAACATGAAAGCTCATTTACTTCAGTAAAAGTTCAAGAAAATAATTCGGTTATGTTATCTACATTAGTAGGAACTGAATTAGGTGTTTGGATTTCTCATGGTGAAGGTAAATTTGACTTACCAGAAGCTGAAGAGAATTATAATATTGTTGCTAAATATGGTTATGAAGGATACCCTAATAATCCTAATGGCTCTGCTTATAACACAGCAATGATGTGTGACAAAACAGGGCGACATTTAGTAACCATGCCTCATATTGAGCGCTCTACATTTCAATGGAACTGGGCTAACTACCTTGATGGAAGAAACGACGAAGTTTCTCCTTGGTTAGAAGCTTTTGTGAACGCTCGTAAATGGATTGAAAATAAATAA
- a CDS encoding AraC family transcriptional regulator, whose product MKKNYTYYAFLLFICSGLTTFNLNAQEKDTLFHKSYTELRVLINQHTSINIVKAEKLAQYYINKAKTDKELKEEFYGLNQLINFRIKQRNFDGFVYEKERLISIAETLDLKKELTLCYFYFGYSYFLQGLWKESIDDYNNALTISREIGFTSMESASLTQLGTIKSYIGDYNGALKAQKKALQLNLSAKKDPNNHIEKARLRSQVASLYYISLSYLKIKEKDSALWYVNKALSLNTTVKDTCLNKALYRNLGLVKILQHNFDEAILQFDRSKKICLPISKSEKLALSSNYGRAYIGKKEYHKAIQILQKGLDDYVVKPEEEGLMEDHYKLLAKAYKYYGDIEKSNIYFEKYIHTTNEFRKIQDKAILKFKDEELENFKAELHTINSEKNSLQYAIWLTLLISSALVGVILKLYNNQKKHNRNFKETIETNNNVSDNSSKESGDSEVNNTIKIKILENLKRLEEQEYYLKKECNSYNLAKKIDTNTTYLSKVINSHYQKNFNGYINDLRINYVIKRLKNDTQFRQYSIQSIAEEIGYKSADSFSKYFKKKTGLNPSFYIKELNNPPSNP is encoded by the coding sequence ATGAAAAAGAACTACACATATTATGCTTTCTTACTGTTTATATGCTCTGGGCTCACTACATTTAACTTGAATGCACAAGAAAAAGACACATTATTTCATAAAAGCTATACGGAATTAAGAGTTCTTATAAACCAACATACTTCAATTAATATTGTCAAAGCTGAGAAACTAGCACAATATTATATCAACAAGGCTAAAACAGATAAAGAGCTTAAAGAAGAGTTTTATGGGCTTAATCAATTGATCAATTTTCGAATTAAACAGCGAAATTTTGATGGTTTTGTTTATGAAAAGGAGCGTCTAATTTCAATTGCTGAAACTCTAGATTTAAAGAAAGAATTGACACTGTGCTACTTCTATTTTGGTTATTCCTATTTTCTTCAAGGTCTTTGGAAAGAATCGATAGATGATTATAATAATGCTCTAACTATATCTAGAGAAATTGGCTTCACCTCAATGGAATCTGCTTCCTTGACCCAATTAGGAACCATCAAATCTTACATTGGTGATTATAATGGAGCTTTAAAAGCTCAAAAAAAGGCTTTACAGTTGAACTTATCTGCCAAAAAGGATCCAAATAACCATATAGAAAAAGCACGATTACGGTCGCAAGTAGCCTCTCTCTATTATATTTCTCTTAGTTACCTTAAAATAAAAGAAAAAGATTCAGCTTTGTGGTATGTCAATAAAGCATTGTCTCTCAATACTACCGTAAAAGACACTTGTTTAAACAAAGCTTTGTATAGAAACCTTGGTTTGGTAAAAATATTACAACATAATTTTGATGAGGCTATTCTTCAATTTGATCGTTCAAAAAAGATTTGTTTACCTATTTCAAAAAGTGAGAAATTAGCACTTTCTTCAAACTATGGTCGTGCTTATATTGGTAAAAAGGAATATCATAAAGCTATTCAAATATTACAAAAAGGATTAGATGATTATGTTGTTAAACCTGAAGAAGAAGGTTTAATGGAAGATCATTATAAATTACTAGCTAAAGCTTATAAATACTACGGAGACATTGAAAAATCAAATATATATTTTGAAAAATACATACATACCACTAATGAATTTCGGAAAATTCAGGACAAAGCAATTTTAAAATTTAAGGACGAAGAACTTGAAAATTTTAAAGCAGAGTTACATACCATTAATTCTGAAAAAAACTCTTTGCAATACGCTATTTGGTTAACTTTATTAATCTCATCTGCACTTGTGGGAGTAATACTTAAGCTATACAACAATCAAAAAAAGCACAATAGAAACTTTAAAGAAACCATAGAAACCAATAATAATGTTAGTGATAACTCTTCTAAAGAAAGTGGTGATTCAGAAGTTAATAATACTATTAAAATTAAAATTCTTGAAAACCTCAAAAGATTAGAAGAACAAGAATACTATTTAAAAAAAGAGTGCAACTCTTATAATCTTGCAAAAAAAATAGACACAAATACTACCTATTTATCCAAAGTAATTAATTCACATTATCAAAAAAACTTTAATGGCTATATTAATGATTTGCGTATTAATTATGTTATAAAAAGATTGAAAAACGATACACAATTTAGACAATATTCTATTCAATCTATTGCTGAAGAAATAGGATATAAAAGTGCAGATTCATTTAGTAAATATTTCAAAAAGAAAACAGGGTTAAATCCATCTTTCTACATAAAAGAACTGAATAACCCACCTTCAAATCCTTAA
- a CDS encoding GIN domain-containing protein, which translates to MKTKYIVLLLWMCTPLWLLGQSKTLTVENFKKVIVSPHIEVEFKKGTKESVEIIENHSALNIDVKGKTLHLYLNDAKITSPTKKMKVNGYMQKVPIYKGRLVKAVITYKEVETFALRGEEDFYFASALEQDKLTLTVYGEPEVVIEKVQVNKMKTTLYGASKFTIKKGSVKEQKYTVYGEARIKVAEVKSSQTKIVAHGSANVKINVSDRLKVTSYGETKVYYRGSPKVSKGIVIGDTLIEAL; encoded by the coding sequence ATGAAAACAAAATATATAGTACTTCTCTTATGGATGTGCACACCGTTATGGTTATTAGGGCAAAGTAAAACCCTGACCGTAGAAAATTTTAAAAAAGTGATTGTGAGTCCTCATATAGAAGTTGAATTTAAAAAAGGAACTAAAGAATCTGTTGAAATTATAGAGAATCATTCAGCTTTGAATATTGATGTAAAAGGAAAAACATTGCATTTATATTTAAATGATGCAAAAATAACTTCTCCAACCAAAAAAATGAAGGTGAATGGGTATATGCAAAAGGTGCCAATTTATAAAGGAAGATTGGTCAAAGCGGTTATTACTTATAAAGAAGTAGAAACATTTGCTCTAAGAGGCGAAGAAGATTTTTATTTTGCAAGTGCATTAGAGCAAGATAAATTAACTTTAACAGTTTATGGAGAACCAGAGGTGGTTATTGAGAAAGTTCAAGTAAATAAGATGAAAACCACTCTTTATGGAGCTAGTAAGTTTACTATAAAAAAAGGAAGTGTAAAAGAACAAAAATATACAGTTTATGGGGAAGCTCGAATAAAAGTAGCTGAAGTTAAAAGTTCACAAACTAAAATAGTAGCACATGGATCTGCTAATGTAAAAATCAATGTTTCTGATAGATTGAAGGTTACTTCCTATGGTGAAACAAAAGTGTATTATAGAGGTAGTCCAAAGGTATCAAAAGGAATTGTGATAGGAGATACCCTGATTGAAGCTTTATAG
- a CDS encoding ABC transporter permease produces the protein MLQVWLKLFFRNSKKNWLNTLINIGGLTLGLTGLIIVLLYYNKENSYDKWNPHKDVIYKVGHSWPDGQTYDDTTHPEGPKSMEVIPEIIDYISMPSWYYSALLKVNNKTTYATKIVYSTPNFFEFFPHKIIEGNKKEILNSKDFMAISLEVKKKLFGTKKAVGNLIVYGKKNYTISGVFEVEKPSTIEPEVIVWDMANKSMVNNWDSFSNHTYYKIKEDADIKEVEKKLQQVFIDNLHKTSANKEGMPLNEYLEKEASIPFLEKLDGLRLHARGDVGPLEGKGNYLLLLIMMGLSVFIIIISSINFINLSIASASLRGKEVGIKKTLGITTISFNVQYVLEIVIQGFVALLLALLITELLLPSFNTYFKTTLHLKNVKLIIQISLLTLVISLLIGGIYALYLHKFSTIEVLKGNFSRSKNMVFLRNVMLGLQFIISGFFLVGGLVVYNQVSYMSSKDLGFSGDQILVVNFADNARKWERYELVKKVFENDPNIISISASMTSPGADNDFSNGVSYNNKDVDTKFIPMDYGHLEMIETDMKFGRPFSEKFASDSINGIILNETAVKLLNIKNPIGKKVRTFDKECNIVGVVKDYHLDGFDKKIRPAFYLHFKSIPWLKYSLNSVHFKIKKGSEEKAIARIENFWRTEIEPGFPLTHSFVNKAFEVTYEKYKQQQTLFGILTFVVILVALLGLFALASLTIQQRLKEVAIRKTLGASVKEIMYQLIISFVKNVLIASVFLIPIAYYLMQNWLNNFAYRIDMPIFPYVISPIILILLVVTVVGIKAYNATKVDLIKYLKFE, from the coding sequence ATGTTACAAGTTTGGTTAAAACTATTCTTTAGAAATAGTAAAAAGAATTGGTTAAATACGCTAATCAATATTGGAGGTTTAACACTTGGATTAACAGGGTTAATAATTGTGTTACTTTACTATAATAAAGAAAACTCATATGATAAATGGAACCCTCATAAAGATGTCATTTATAAAGTAGGTCACTCTTGGCCAGATGGTCAAACATATGACGATACAACACATCCAGAAGGTCCTAAAAGCATGGAAGTTATTCCTGAGATTATTGATTATATTTCGATGCCATCGTGGTATTATAGTGCTTTGTTAAAAGTTAATAATAAAACAACCTATGCAACAAAAATAGTATATAGTACCCCTAATTTTTTTGAGTTTTTTCCGCATAAAATTATTGAAGGGAATAAAAAAGAAATTTTAAATTCTAAAGATTTCATGGCCATTTCATTAGAAGTTAAAAAGAAACTTTTCGGCACGAAAAAGGCTGTCGGTAATCTAATTGTTTATGGAAAAAAGAACTATACCATTTCTGGAGTATTTGAAGTAGAAAAACCATCAACTATTGAACCAGAAGTGATTGTATGGGATATGGCCAATAAAAGTATGGTGAATAATTGGGATTCATTCTCTAACCATACTTATTATAAAATTAAAGAAGACGCAGATATAAAAGAAGTAGAGAAAAAGCTTCAACAAGTATTTATTGATAATCTCCATAAGACCAGTGCTAATAAGGAAGGAATGCCTTTAAATGAATATTTAGAAAAAGAGGCTTCAATTCCTTTTTTGGAGAAATTAGATGGATTACGATTGCACGCCAGAGGAGATGTTGGACCTTTAGAAGGGAAAGGAAATTATTTGTTATTATTGATAATGATGGGACTTTCCGTTTTTATCATCATTATTTCAAGCATTAATTTTATTAACTTGTCTATTGCCTCAGCTAGCTTAAGAGGGAAGGAGGTAGGAATAAAGAAAACCTTGGGTATTACTACGATAAGTTTTAATGTACAATATGTTTTAGAAATTGTAATTCAAGGATTTGTTGCGCTATTACTAGCATTATTAATAACAGAGCTTCTTCTGCCAAGTTTTAATACATATTTTAAAACAACGCTACATCTTAAAAATGTAAAACTGATTATTCAAATTAGCTTGTTAACGCTAGTGATTTCTTTATTAATAGGTGGCATATATGCATTGTACCTTCATAAGTTTAGTACTATAGAAGTGTTAAAAGGTAATTTTTCTAGAAGTAAAAACATGGTTTTTTTACGAAATGTAATGCTAGGTTTACAGTTCATAATTTCTGGATTTTTTTTGGTAGGAGGCTTAGTAGTGTACAATCAAGTGAGCTATATGAGTTCTAAAGATTTAGGATTTTCTGGAGACCAAATTTTAGTAGTAAATTTTGCAGATAATGCGCGTAAATGGGAACGTTATGAATTAGTAAAAAAAGTATTTGAGAATGATCCAAACATAATATCAATTTCTGCAAGCATGACTTCTCCTGGAGCAGATAATGACTTTTCAAATGGAGTATCCTACAATAACAAAGATGTTGATACTAAATTTATACCTATGGATTATGGTCATTTAGAAATGATTGAGACGGATATGAAATTTGGACGCCCATTTTCTGAAAAATTTGCTTCTGATAGTATCAATGGAATTATTTTAAATGAAACTGCTGTAAAGCTTTTAAATATTAAGAACCCTATAGGGAAAAAAGTAAGAACTTTCGATAAAGAATGTAACATTGTGGGAGTTGTAAAAGATTATCATTTGGACGGATTTGATAAAAAAATTCGACCTGCGTTTTATTTACATTTTAAATCGATACCTTGGTTGAAGTATAGTTTGAATTCAGTACATTTTAAAATAAAAAAAGGGAGTGAAGAAAAGGCAATTGCTAGGATAGAGAATTTCTGGAGAACAGAAATAGAACCAGGGTTTCCGTTAACCCATTCCTTCGTTAATAAAGCTTTTGAAGTAACCTATGAGAAATATAAGCAACAACAAACATTATTCGGAATCTTAACTTTTGTAGTAATATTAGTGGCTTTGTTGGGGTTATTTGCATTGGCGAGCTTAACAATTCAGCAGCGATTAAAAGAAGTAGCTATTCGCAAAACTTTGGGAGCATCTGTGAAAGAAATTATGTATCAACTCATTATAAGTTTTGTAAAGAACGTATTAATAGCATCAGTATTTTTAATTCCAATAGCTTATTATTTAATGCAAAACTGGCTGAATAATTTTGCGTATCGTATTGATATGCCTATTTTTCCATATGTTATTTCACCGATAATATTGATTTTGCTAGTTGTTACAGTAGTGGGAATAAAAGCATATAATGCAACAAAGGTAGATTTGATTAAATATTTAAAATTTGAATAA
- a CDS encoding ABC transporter permease, translating into MLQVWFKLFFRNSKKNWLNTVINISGLTLGLSGLLIVLLYITEEKSYNQWNPNKNEVYRVNIKKPRSGEVWFTSNPGMYLTFPEEIPEVTEALMVKPFYRSRTVQYKKSFEYSDKMIFTDPHFFNFFPFKILEGSVQKFSETRNYIGLSKAYAERIFKEDKAVGNTVKIDGKNYIVGCVYEIPKNSHQEPDLLMQFDTPFEIHWGNHNNELFCRITQNSDLDLVKDKMNQIIVNAHKSMALEEGVSIAEFEAKYKAPTILLDKLDTIYLHSTAKRAGPSGTGNYQLLMILLALSILLIIISCVNFINLSIASGSQRAKEVGVKKTLGLSKNQLLFQYAFEVILQGIISFIFALLIVEMLLPFFNQFVEKDISILQVNSLIVILLTSLVLAFIIGLISAIYLSNFKAIEVLKGSVSKTKKGNLARNIMLGIQFLISGFFIISVLIVNNQIGYMMEKELGFDKEYVLSVEMYNIKDKFRKYELAKEVLIKNKNITGITSSMFVPGEGFVNGTSLIHKLNDIRFNSASNIIDDNYLDFAKIKVLKGRSFTKELASDSLKIIINETAARELAIYENPLGEKLNLGWLDENSNGFEVVGMVKDYHFDGFDTKIAPMFFVLWNSLDFPDSWLPGIQFKLKSQNIEETIAEIETFWKANVDSKYPFTYEFLDKKFAKTYEKFKKQESMFLLLSVIVITISLLGLFALATLTIQQRLKEVAIRKTLGASVQEIMFQLIKNFLKITLIASVVLIPIAHYFMQNWLDNFVYRIEMPLIPYIITPLILSVLVFMVVGVKAFYATKVDLIKYLKFE; encoded by the coding sequence ATGTTGCAAGTTTGGTTCAAATTATTCTTTAGAAATAGCAAGAAAAATTGGTTGAACACAGTGATTAATATCAGTGGATTAACTTTAGGGTTATCTGGCTTACTCATTGTGTTACTTTATATCACTGAAGAAAAGAGTTATAATCAGTGGAACCCAAATAAAAATGAAGTTTATAGGGTAAATATAAAGAAACCTAGAAGTGGAGAAGTATGGTTTACCAGTAACCCAGGAATGTATTTAACTTTTCCGGAAGAGATTCCAGAAGTTACAGAAGCGTTAATGGTAAAACCTTTTTACAGAAGTAGAACGGTGCAGTACAAGAAATCGTTTGAATATAGCGATAAAATGATATTTACTGATCCACATTTTTTTAATTTCTTTCCATTTAAAATACTAGAAGGTTCTGTTCAAAAATTTTCAGAAACTCGAAATTATATAGGCTTATCGAAAGCATATGCAGAAAGAATTTTTAAAGAGGATAAAGCTGTTGGTAACACGGTTAAAATAGATGGTAAAAACTACATTGTAGGTTGTGTCTATGAAATTCCGAAAAACTCTCACCAAGAACCAGATTTGTTAATGCAATTTGATACTCCTTTTGAAATTCATTGGGGAAATCATAATAATGAGCTCTTTTGTAGAATTACTCAAAATTCAGATTTAGATCTGGTAAAGGATAAAATGAATCAAATCATTGTAAATGCTCATAAGAGTATGGCTTTAGAAGAAGGAGTAAGTATAGCTGAGTTTGAAGCAAAATACAAAGCACCAACAATATTACTGGATAAGTTAGATACTATTTATTTACACAGCACGGCAAAAAGAGCTGGGCCTAGTGGAACAGGGAACTATCAGTTGCTTATGATATTGTTGGCTTTATCTATACTATTAATTATTATTTCTTGTGTTAATTTTATCAATTTATCTATTGCTTCTGGAAGTCAAAGAGCTAAAGAAGTAGGGGTTAAAAAAACCTTAGGTTTATCAAAAAATCAGTTACTATTTCAATATGCTTTTGAAGTTATTTTACAGGGAATAATCTCATTTATCTTTGCTTTACTTATAGTAGAGATGTTGTTACCATTTTTTAATCAATTCGTAGAGAAGGATATTTCTATTCTTCAAGTAAACTCACTAATTGTTATATTATTAACTTCCTTAGTACTCGCTTTTATTATCGGACTTATTTCTGCAATTTATCTTTCCAACTTTAAAGCAATAGAAGTTTTAAAAGGGAGTGTTTCTAAAACAAAGAAAGGGAATTTGGCAAGAAACATTATGTTAGGTATTCAATTTCTAATTTCTGGATTTTTTATAATTAGTGTATTAATTGTAAATAATCAAATTGGTTATATGATGGAGAAGGAACTGGGCTTTGATAAAGAATATGTACTTTCTGTAGAAATGTATAACATAAAGGATAAGTTTAGAAAATATGAATTGGCAAAGGAAGTATTGATAAAAAATAAGAATATAACAGGAATTACTTCAAGTATGTTTGTACCAGGAGAAGGTTTTGTAAATGGAACTTCTTTAATACATAAATTAAATGATATCCGATTCAATTCAGCCTCAAATATTATTGATGATAATTATTTAGATTTTGCCAAAATTAAAGTATTGAAAGGTAGAAGTTTTACAAAAGAATTGGCGTCTGACTCTTTAAAAATAATTATTAATGAAACAGCAGCAAGAGAACTTGCAATTTATGAGAATCCTTTAGGTGAAAAATTAAATTTAGGTTGGTTAGATGAAAATTCTAATGGTTTTGAAGTAGTTGGGATGGTCAAAGATTATCATTTTGATGGCTTTGATACTAAAATAGCACCGATGTTTTTTGTTCTTTGGAATAGCTTAGATTTCCCAGATAGTTGGCTTCCAGGAATTCAGTTTAAACTAAAATCTCAGAATATAGAAGAGACAATTGCTGAAATCGAAACTTTTTGGAAAGCAAATGTCGATTCCAAGTATCCCTTTACCTATGAATTTTTAGATAAGAAATTTGCCAAGACTTATGAAAAATTTAAAAAGCAAGAATCAATGTTTCTGTTGTTGTCAGTCATTGTAATTACAATATCGCTATTAGGATTATTTGCCTTAGCTACGTTAACAATTCAACAACGATTAAAGGAAGTGGCAATTCGTAAAACTTTAGGAGCTTCTGTACAAGAAATTATGTTTCAATTAATAAAGAATTTCTTAAAAATTACGCTAATTGCATCAGTTGTATTAATTCCTATAGCACACTATTTTATGCAAAACTGGTTAGATAATTTTGTATATCGAATAGAGATGCCTTTGATACCTTATATCATTACTCCATTAATTTTAAGTGTTTTAGTTTTTATGGTGGTTGGAGTTAAAGCGTTTTATGCCACTAAAGTAGATTTGATTAAATATTTAAAATTTGAATAG